From the genome of Pseudarthrobacter sp. NIBRBAC000502772:
GGCACTGACCACCTGGATGTTCCCGTCCCATTGGACTGTGCCGAGGGCAGGGCGCTGCCTGCGGAGTACTCCGGACGCGCGCTCAGGCCGCGCCCCCTCTGCCCTGGCCGGGTTGGCTGCACCCACAGGTGATTTCCGTTCGCAGACTGAAGGAGGCGAATAGCCGTGGCTTCGATCTTTGAGGTGGCATTGGGGCAAGACTTCCAAAGGCTGCACCCCATGCTGCAGAAGCGCTTCGGCGTTGACACCGAAGCGGGCTACGGATGCGTCGGACATGGTGTCTTCTCCGAAGTCCGCCGGGGTGCGTGGTGGACGGTACCGTTTCTGCGACTGGGTGCCTACCGCAATATTCTCTTCCCGGACCAGGGCAATGACATCCCGTTCACGATCGAGAACTATCCCTACATTGACGGGTTTGGCCGCCCTACCGTCACGTTCGTCAGGACTTTGGACCTGCCCTCGTCCAAGAGACGCCGCTTCGACGCCACTATGGTGCACAGCGAACGAAGTGGTGGGATTGTCGACTACCTCGGCACCCACCAGCATCTGGCCACCGACCTCGAACTGGAGGTCTTGGCCGATGGATCGCTGCACCTCCAATCAGGGGCGCAGCGGTTCTACGAAGGCTTCGCAGGATTCACGTTTCCCGCCGTCTGCACAGGTACTGCTGACCTGTACGAGGGCTTCGATGACATTCGCGGGGTGTTTACGATTCAGATGCAGGTGCGGAACCCCGTCGTCGGATTTCTCTTCGGATACCGAGGAGAGTTCACGTGCACGTATCCGTCTCTTTCCGGCACAGCGATCCCGGCGCACCTCAAGCCGCTAAGGGAGGAAAGCCGCGAATAGCGGCCTGGCGAATATTCCGTTAGGGTACAGCCACCACGGAATCAATCTGCACTTTGGCGCCTAGTGGCAGGGCAGCCACCTGAACAGTGGTGCGGACAGGATACGGTTCGTGCAAACGCCTGGAATAGACGTCGTTGATGGCTTGGAAGTCTTTGTAGTCAGTCAGATAAATGGTGGTTCGCAGTAAATCCTTCAGCGTCAGCCCCTGTTCGTCCAGCAGGACCTGGAGATTCGTCAGCATCGCATCGCACTGCTGGGAGACATCGTCAGAGACCAGCTCTCCAGTATCACGGCGCTGGCCGATGATGCCCGAGGTATATCCGGTATTTCGTTGTTCAACGTAATGGGAAAACGGGGCTGCAGATTGGTAGAGCTGAGGACTGAAGTGATAGCGGGGCATGGATTCCTTCGGGCGACCTCGGTCTGAAGCACGGATATTGTGTCACCAGTGGGGTCCGTCGCCTGCGCCCAACAGCCTACCCACCCCCGAGCAGCTGGCGTCGCAGGTCCTGGTCCGCGAGCCGCGACGCTGGAGCAGCGATCTGCCGACCGGCTACCTGCTGGTGCTGGCGGGAGCGTCGACGTCGGGTCCTGCCAGAGCCTTCAGCCCTTCGATGGTGAGTTCGTCGACGTCGGCCGCGGTGTCCACAAGCTCCCTATCACCGTACGCGGAATTTAGGCCGGACAAATGGAACAGCCAGGAGGACAATTAGGTACTGGTCGGCCTGGCCGTTGGGGATGGACCCTAAGGAACAGGCCTCGCCTCGTACTTCGTTGCTAAAACGGTGCAGGATATGTCGCAGATCAGAGCCCAGATTCCCGAGACCACCCAGCCCCTGACGGCCAGGGAGACCGAGGTGGCGATTCTCCTCGCGGACGGTCTGGAC
Proteins encoded in this window:
- a CDS encoding RidA family protein, which codes for MPRYHFSPQLYQSAAPFSHYVEQRNTGYTSGIIGQRRDTGELVSDDVSQQCDAMLTNLQVLLDEQGLTLKDLLRTTIYLTDYKDFQAINDVYSRRLHEPYPVRTTVQVAALPLGAKVQIDSVVAVP
- a CDS encoding DUF4166 domain-containing protein, yielding MASIFEVALGQDFQRLHPMLQKRFGVDTEAGYGCVGHGVFSEVRRGAWWTVPFLRLGAYRNILFPDQGNDIPFTIENYPYIDGFGRPTVTFVRTLDLPSSKRRRFDATMVHSERSGGIVDYLGTHQHLATDLELEVLADGSLHLQSGAQRFYEGFAGFTFPAVCTGTADLYEGFDDIRGVFTIQMQVRNPVVGFLFGYRGEFTCTYPSLSGTAIPAHLKPLREESRE